In Mycobacterium sp. ITM-2016-00317, the genomic window TCTGCCAACGACGACCACGCCGATCATCCCGCTGCCCGTGCCGGGCGAGGCGGGCTGATCACCGGGGGCCGAGCCGCCGAATCAGGAAACGCCGGGGAATTGCGCTCTCAGCGATAGCCGTCGGAATCCGAGGTCGCCTCGTTGAGCGACGCGTCGGCGTAACCGCGGCAGTAGTCCCACGTGACATACGAGTCGGGCTCGGGGTCGTAGGCCGGCTCGTGCGGACGGACGGTGCCGTCGACAAGGAGCTGCAGCAGGTTGGCGCGCAGCATGTCCCAGTCGTGGTAGTGATCCTGCTGGCATTCGTCACAGCAGACGACGAGTCCGCGAATTCCCTTGTGTGCCAACAATGCTTCGTAGACAGCCAGGTCGGCCAGATCGGCCTCCACGGCGGTGCGTTCCTGCGGATCCAGCGGCTGACCCGGTTCCAGGGCGTCGAGCGCCGCCGACGGATCGCTCGGATCGTCGGCGAACGGGTCTGGCGGCAATCCTGGTGGCAGGTGGTCTCGCACGTTCCCAGACTACGCAGCACCCGAGGTATCGCGCCAGCGCACACCCGGTAGGTCGCGGGGAATCAAAACTGCAGGCTCGGAGCCGATAAGATGTTGCTTTCAGGTGGTTCCGTCACCTGGCTGCAATTGTTACCGGAGGCCCCACCCATGTCGATCGCCGAAAGCAGCATCTCGCTCGCCGTTCCTGTGCCCACAGGCGGTGACGACCCCACCAAGGTCGCGATGCTCGGGCTCACCTTCGACGACGTCCTGCTGCTGCCCGCAGCCTCGGACGTGATCCCGGCCACAGCGGACACCGCGAGTCAGCTGACCCGCAAGATCCGGTTGAAGGTGCCGCTGGTGAGTTCGGCCATGGACACCGTGACCGAGTCCCGCATGGCGATCGCGATGGCGCGCGCCGGCGGCATGGGCGTGCTGCACCGCAACCTCCCGGCAGCCGAGCAGGCTGCGCAGGTCGAGACGGTCAAGCGCTCCGAGGCGGGCATGGTCACCGACCCGGTGACGTGCAAGCCGGACAACACGCTGGCCGAGGTCGACGCGATGTGCGCGCGGTTCCGGATCTCGGGCCTGCCCGTCGTCGACAAGGACGGGCAGCTGGTCGGGATCATCACCAACCGCGACATGCGGTTCGAGGTCGACCTGTCCAAGCCGGTCTCCGAGGTGATGACCAAGGCCCCGCTGATCACCGCGCAGGAAGGCGTCTCGGCTGAGGCCGCGCTGGGACTGCTGCGCCGCCACAAGATCGAGAAGCTGCCGATCGTCGACGGCAACGGCAAGCTCACCGGCCTGATCACGGTCAAGGACTTCGTCAAGACCGAGCAGTTCCCGCTGGCCACCAAGGACAGCGACGGCCGGCTGCTGGTCGGCGCTGCTGTCGGTGTCGGTGAGGACGCGTGGACACGCGCGATGTTGCTCGCCGACGCCGGCGTCGACGTGCTGGTGGTCGACACCGCCCACGCCCACAACCGCGGCGTGCTCGACATGGTGCACCGGCTCAAAGTGGCGGTCGGGGACCGCGTCGAGGTCGTCGGCGGCAATGTCGCCACCCGGGCCGCGGCAGCGGCGTTGGTGGCGGCCGGTGCCGACGCGGTCAAGGTCGGCGTCGGACCCGGCTCGATCTGCACCACGCGGGTGGTCGCCGGTGTCGGCGCCCCGCAGATCACCGCGATCCTGGAAGCCGTCGCGGCCTGCGCCCCGCACGGCGTCCCGGTCATCGCCGACGGCGGCCTGCAGTACTCCGGTGACATCGCCAAGGCGTTGGCCGCGGGCGCGTCGACCGCGATGCTGGGTTCGCTGCTGGCCGGCACCGCCGAATCTCCCGGCGACCTGATCCTGGTGAACGGCAAGCAGTTCAAGAGCTACCGGGGCATGGGCTCGCTCGGCGCGATGCAGGGCCGGTCCAACGCGGCCGCCGGCGGCGCCCGGGTGTCCTACTCCAAGGACCGCTACTTCCAGGACGACGTCCTCTCGGAGGACAAGCTGGTGCCCGAGGGCATCGAGGGCCGGGTGCCGTTCCGCGGCCCGCTGTCCACCGTGATCCACCAGCTCGTCGGCGGACTGCGCGCGGCGATGGGCTACACCGGCTCGGCGACCATCGAACAACTGCAGCAGGCGCAGTTCGTCCAGATCACCGCCGCAGGGCTCAAGGAAAGCCACCCCCACGACATCACCATGACTGCGGAAGCCCCGAACTACACCACCCGCTAGGGTTGCACGGGCCTACACAGGGGAGCTGAACATGCGTGAGATGGTGGAAATCGGCATGGGCCGGACCGCCCGCCGCACCTACGAACTCGACGACATCAACATCGTGCCGTCTCGGCGCACCCGCTCGTCGAAGGATGTCTCGACGGCGTGGCAGCTCGACGCGTACCGGTTCGAGATCCCGGTGGTGGCTCACCCCACCGATGCGCTGGTGTCGGTCGAGTTCGCGATCGAGATGGGCCGCACCGGCGGCCTCGGTGTGCTCAACGGCGAGGGTCTGATCGGCAGGCACGCCGATGTCGCCGACAAGATCGCCCAGGTGATCGAGGTCGCCGAGAAGGATCCGGATCCGGCGGCGGCGACCCGACTGCTGCAGCAATTGCATTCCGCACCAATCGATCTCGATCTGCTCGGTGCCGCAGTGGCACGCATTCGGGAGGCCGGTGTCACCACCGCGGTGCGGGTCAGCCCGCAGAACGCGCAGGCGCTGACCCCCACGCTGGTGGCCGCGGGCATCGACCTGCTCGTCATCCAGGGCACCATCATCTCCGCCGAGCGGGTCGCCAAGGGCAGCGACGAGACCGGCGAGCCGCTGAACCTGAAGACCTTCATCTCCGAACTCGACGTGCCGGTGGTGGCCGGCGGCGTGCTCGACCACCGCACCGCGCTGCACCTGATGCGCACCGGCGCCGCCGGGGTCATCGTCGGATACGGCTCCACCGCCGGGGTCACCACGTCCGACGAGGTGCTGGGCATCAGCGTCCCGATGGCCACCGCGATCGCCGACGCCGCCGCCGCGCGCCGCGAGTACCTCGACGAGACCGGCGGGCGGTACGTGCACGTGCTCGCCGACGGCGACATCCACACCTCCGGCGACCTGGCCAAGGCGATCGCGTGCGGCGCCGACGCGGTCGTGCTCGGCACCCCGCTGGCCGTCTCGGCCGAGGCGCTCGGCGGGGGCTGGTTCTGGCCGTCCGCCGCCGCGCACCCGTCGCTGCCGCGCGGTGCGCTGCTTCAGGTGGCCGGCGAGGACCGGCCGTCGCTGGAGCAGGTGCTCAACGGCCCGTCCGACGACCCGTTCGGCTCGCTGAACCTCGTCGGCGGCCTGGCCCGCTCGATGGCCAAGGCCGGCTACTGCGATCTCAAGGAGTTCCAGAAGGTCGGGCTCACCGTCGGGAGCTAGGCCGACCTCTACTGCATGCTGCGCAGCGTCCGGACCAAATAGTCGTCGAGCAACACCGTCCGGCCGGTGGATTCGTCGGTGGTGATCAGCAGCGCGTACAGGCCCAGCAGGAAGTAGATCGCGCTGTTCATCGGCGTGATGTCGGCGGCGGTCTCGCCGCGTTGCCTGGCGTTCTCGATCTGGTCAGCCACCAGCACCACCAGCGGGTGGTCGTCGCCGTGTTCGGCGGGCGGGCGGGTCGGCGAGAAGTGCAACGCCAGGAAGTCCTTGAACAGCAGCACGCCCAGCCTGCGCTCCAGCGCCGCCACCAGGTCGGCCGCCTCGCGCAGCATCGCGGCCAGATCGTCGTGGGTCTTGGTGAACGTGGCGAACCGCTTGGCCATGCGGTCCTCCTCGCGGCGCTCGAGCTCGAGCAGCACGTGTTCCTTGGTGGGGAAGTGGAAGAAGAAGGTGCCGTGGGCGACCCCGGCCGCGGCGACGATCGCGCCGACGTCGGCCTCGTCCTTACCCGCGCGCTTGAACTCGGCGATGGCCGCGCCCAGGAGCCGTTCCCTGGTCTGCAGGCGCTTGGCCTGGCGCGCGGTGATGCCCGAACCGGCCCGAGTGCTCACAGCCACCGACCCTATCGCCTGGCGAAGTTAGGGTGGCCTCTCTAGCTGGTTACCGGCGGGTAAGTTCATAATGTGCCGATGAAGCCTGACTACGACGTGCTGATCATCGGCTCGGGGTTCGGCGGCAGCGTCAGCGCGCTGCGCCTGACCGAGAAGGGCTACCGGGTCGGGGTGCTGGAGGCGGGCCGCCGCTTCGCCGACGAGGAGTTCGCCGAGACCTCGTGGAACCTGCGTAAGTTCCTGTGGGCCCCGCAGTTCGGCATGTACGGCATCCAGCGGATCCATCTGCTGCGCAACGTGATGATCCTGGCAGGCGCCGGGGTGGGCGGTGGATCGCTGAACTATGCGAACACGCTGTACGTGCCGCCGGAGCCGTTCTTCAACGACGCGCAGTGGAAGGACATCACCGACTGGCGGGCCGAACTGATGCCCCACTACGACCAGGCCCAGCGCATGCTCGGCGTGGTCACCAACCCGACCTTCACCGACGCCGACCGGGTGATGAAAGAGGTCGCCGATGACATGGGCGTCGGGGACACCTTCGTGCCGACGCCGGTCGGGGTGTTCTTCGGTCCCGGCAACGACAAGACCCCGGGCAAGACCGTGCCCGACCCGTACTTCGGCGGGGTCGGACCGGCGCGGACCGGCTGCATCGAGTGCGGCTCGTGCATGACCGGCTGCCGGTACGGCGCCAAGAACACGCTGCTGAAGAACTACCTGG contains:
- a CDS encoding DUF5319 domain-containing protein is translated as MRDHLPPGLPPDPFADDPSDPSAALDALEPGQPLDPQERTAVEADLADLAVYEALLAHKGIRGLVVCCDECQQDHYHDWDMLRANLLQLLVDGTVRPHEPAYDPEPDSYVTWDYCRGYADASLNEATSDSDGYR
- the guaB gene encoding IMP dehydrogenase; amino-acid sequence: MSIAESSISLAVPVPTGGDDPTKVAMLGLTFDDVLLLPAASDVIPATADTASQLTRKIRLKVPLVSSAMDTVTESRMAIAMARAGGMGVLHRNLPAAEQAAQVETVKRSEAGMVTDPVTCKPDNTLAEVDAMCARFRISGLPVVDKDGQLVGIITNRDMRFEVDLSKPVSEVMTKAPLITAQEGVSAEAALGLLRRHKIEKLPIVDGNGKLTGLITVKDFVKTEQFPLATKDSDGRLLVGAAVGVGEDAWTRAMLLADAGVDVLVVDTAHAHNRGVLDMVHRLKVAVGDRVEVVGGNVATRAAAAALVAAGADAVKVGVGPGSICTTRVVAGVGAPQITAILEAVAACAPHGVPVIADGGLQYSGDIAKALAAGASTAMLGSLLAGTAESPGDLILVNGKQFKSYRGMGSLGAMQGRSNAAAGGARVSYSKDRYFQDDVLSEDKLVPEGIEGRVPFRGPLSTVIHQLVGGLRAAMGYTGSATIEQLQQAQFVQITAAGLKESHPHDITMTAEAPNYTTR
- a CDS encoding GuaB3 family IMP dehydrogenase-related protein, which codes for MVEIGMGRTARRTYELDDINIVPSRRTRSSKDVSTAWQLDAYRFEIPVVAHPTDALVSVEFAIEMGRTGGLGVLNGEGLIGRHADVADKIAQVIEVAEKDPDPAAATRLLQQLHSAPIDLDLLGAAVARIREAGVTTAVRVSPQNAQALTPTLVAAGIDLLVIQGTIISAERVAKGSDETGEPLNLKTFISELDVPVVAGGVLDHRTALHLMRTGAAGVIVGYGSTAGVTTSDEVLGISVPMATAIADAAAARREYLDETGGRYVHVLADGDIHTSGDLAKAIACGADAVVLGTPLAVSAEALGGGWFWPSAAAHPSLPRGALLQVAGEDRPSLEQVLNGPSDDPFGSLNLVGGLARSMAKAGYCDLKEFQKVGLTVGS
- a CDS encoding TetR/AcrR family transcriptional regulator; this encodes MAVSTRAGSGITARQAKRLQTRERLLGAAIAEFKRAGKDEADVGAIVAAAGVAHGTFFFHFPTKEHVLLELERREEDRMAKRFATFTKTHDDLAAMLREAADLVAALERRLGVLLFKDFLALHFSPTRPPAEHGDDHPLVVLVADQIENARQRGETAADITPMNSAIYFLLGLYALLITTDESTGRTVLLDDYLVRTLRSMQ